The DNA window GGGAAATGTCCTCTGCTCCCCAACGGACAGTCAGTCTCCGCGAACAGCTCGGCTACCTGGTCTATCGTGATGCTGAGGCTGTGTCAGAAACCCTGGATGTTGCTATCCTGGGTTACAATGACCAGTACATTCCCAATGGTGTGGAATACTGCTACATCGTTGAAGCCATTTACGATGATGGCAACTCTGCTTCCAATCAAGCCTGTGCTACTCCAGTGAACTGGTTGCCAGCTGCACCTCAGAATCTGACATTTACCATTGATGATCATGATATCACACTGGCCTGGGATGCCAATACAGATTATGATCTGGAATCCTATAATATCTATCGTGACGATGAATTGATCCTGAATACAGATGCGATTACATTTTCAGAGAATCTACCCATCAGTAACATCTACTATTACTATGTAACTGCTGTGGATGCTGATGGCGGCGAGTCTGCCGGCAGCAATACGGCTATCCTGCCTGTTGGTAACTTACCCCCAGCCATGGCCAATGCTGAATCCGGTCTGGATGGTGCCGTGAATCTGACCTGGATGGCACCAGGCACAGTTGGCGGTGACGGTCTCTACGAAGATTTTGAAAGTGGGATCTTCCCACCAGCAGAATGGAGCATGCTGCAGTCCAATGCCAATGCCACCTGGATGCTGTACGATGATATTCTAGGCGATCCAGCCTTTGAAGGCGTTTTTTCATCAGGTGTCTGGTGGGATATGGGACATCAGGATGAATGGTTGATCTCGCCTGAGTTCATGGCAGGAGCTACTGATGTTTTGACCTTCTGGTCCTACGCACAGCAAGCTTCTGAACATGGCGATCATTATAATGTGAACATTTCTACTGACGGTGGAATGAGCTGGGATGTCCTGTTGGATATGTCTGCTCTGCCACCTTTTGATAATCCGGAAAATCCCGGCTGGAATGACTGGCAGGTACCCTATGTGGTCGATCTGTCAGGTTATGCCGGTCAGAATGTCCAGTTAGCCTGGCAAGCCGTTGATGGTGATGGCCAGGGTCTCTGGTACATCTGGTTATTGGATGCCATTACGGTGGGTCCTGAAGGCGGCGCAGCTACCTTTGTTGCCAATACCGGATCCTGGGGCACTTATCCTGAAAACGCCTCCCGTGAAAATGCTGATCAGTTGTATTCCGTTGGTGATTACCCTGAGTTTGAGCCGGTCCTGATCAATAGTCCTGCTCGCGAAATGCGTTCAGAATTACAAGGTTATACGATCTATCGTTCAGAGACCAGTCCGGTTGTGGCTGATGCTACCACCTTCCTGGTTGATGCCGATACACTAACTTTTGACTATTTCGATTTTGTACCGCTGATCAATGGTACCTCCTACTATTATCTGATCTCAGCCAATTATCCGGATGAGACCTCCTATTCACCTGAACTAGTGGGAACCCCTATGAACCATGCTCCGGCTGCGCCTGTTGGCTTGACCGGTACTGGTGATGAGGATTCAAACGTCCTGCTTGATTGGGATGACAATACCGAATACGACTTTGCCACTTACAATGTATATCGTGATGATGTGTTCGTTATAAATGTAGCAATCTCTGAATTTTCTGAATTGCTTGCCGCTCCTGGTGTGTATGAATACATGATCACAGCCATTGATAATGAGGATGCTGAATCTGATCCAAGTGAACCACTGATGGTACCTACCGGTCCATTGCCTCCTGAAAGACTACATGCTGAATCCGGTCTGGACGGACAGGTCTATCTGACCTGGGCTGCACCTGGCGATATTGCTTCCATAGTCACCATCGAGATCTTTTCAGATAATTATCCAGGTGAAACATCCTGGGATCTCTTCAATGAGGATGGTGAGCTGATCGCTGATGATGGCGGGATGATCTCAAGTCCGGCCACCCTGTTTTCATGGGAATTGGAACTGTCTCCCAGTGTCTATACCTGGACCATTTACGATGCCTTTGGTGATGGTATCTGCTGTGCCTATGGAGAGGGTTATTATAACCTGATCGTTAATGGTATGACTATTGCGACAGGTGGTGATTTTGGAACTGATGAAAGCTGGACCTTTGACAGCGGTGGCATCGTTCTGGCTCGTACAATGAGTCATTTTGTTGGTACACCCATCGGTGACAAGGGTGGCGTACCATTGAATTACGCTCAATTAGCTCAGATCACTGAGGAACTTGAAGTACCGATCTACGAAAACAACAATACTGCAGATCGCAGCTTTGATGGTTTTCAGGTTTATCGGGATGATGTTGCTGTTTCTGATGTTCTGACCACTGATACGTACAGTTATATGGATGGCTGGAATGTGGATGAAGACCTGGATAACGGTACGCAATACTGCTATACCGTTGCCGCTGTCTACACTGCTGCAACCACCTATTCTAATGAAGACTGTGCCACACCGCTTAATCACGCACCTTCCGTGCCTCAGAATGTGACGGCCACTGTGGATGATGCCACCAACGAATTATCCGTTGATTGGGATGATGCTCCTGACTATGACTTATCAGGCTACAATGTGTATATCAATGATGAATTCCACACCTTTGTAGATACATCACAGATGGTTGAGATCATGGTTGATGGTACCTATCATATCCGGATAAAGACCGTGGATGAAGGTAACCTGGAATCTGATCCGTCTGCCCGTTTGCTGGTAATCGTGGGTGAAGCTCCTCCGGAAAACCTGACTGCTGATGGGAATTTTGATGATCATATCGAACTGAATTGGCGTGAACCAGGTGGTGGCGGTAGTGCTGCTGAATTCCGTTATGATGATGATGTCATAACAGCTCAGCTTGGATTTGGTGCCAATGAAAATGCTATCTTAGGTGCCAGTCATCCGGTCAACGCCGTGCTGAATTCAGTAAGCTGGTATCTGACTTCCAATGAAGTTCATACCGAAGCCAAGATCTTTATCTTTGGGCTGGATGGAGCTGGCGTACCGGATGTGAACCAACCACTCCATGAATCAGCCATGTTGCCTAATGTGGATGATAGTTGGAATGATTATGAACTGCCGGAACCAGTAGTTGCTGAAAATGGTTTCTTTATTGGTGTCTCCACACCGGGTGTCTTTACCGCTATTGGTACTGATGATGGTGTTGGCGCTCCCTGGGAATTTGTACCGGGTACTCAATGGGGTACAGCCGATTATACAGTTGGTAATGACTGGTTGGATGTTGGTCCGGCCGGATTCCCGCTGAACTTCTCGATCCGGGGTTATGGAGAGATGTTTGAAACGGTTGCCGTGGATTATCAGGTGAGTGAGCATCGTCAGAGCAAGGAAGATTATCTTGAATTGACCATAATCCCTTGTGAGCCGCGCAATATTGCCCGGATTGAAGAGACCAGTTCTACTCGTGACATCACCGGCTACAATGTTTACCGTGATGGTGATCTAGTTGGTACAACCGATGGAACCACTTTCGATGATCCGGTTGTTGAAGACGAACCATATATGTATGAAATCACTGCAACCTATAGCAATGGCGAAGATTCAGGTCCCTCCAACCTGGTGGAAGCCCGTGCCAATATGGCTCCGGGTCCAGTCACCAGTTTCAATACTCAGATGAGCGGATTCTGGAGCGTTTCCTTTGAATGGGAAGATCCCAGCCAGAATATGGATGGATCTGATTGTTATGATCTTGAAGGTATCATGATCAAACGCAATAATGTTGAAATTGCCATCGTGGATGCTGATGAATGGTACTTTGCCGATAATGGTATTCCGGCTGGAGAGAATATTTACGAATTTATTCCCTTCGATGAAGTACCCAACTATGGTGCAGCCGTGATCGCTGTTGCCTGGGGTGGCCCACCGCCAACTGCTTTCGACTTTGAGAGTGGCGTCTTGCCACCGGCTTGGAATCAAAGCAATCCCACCGTTCCCTGGATGGTTGGAACTGCGGCTGATCTGTCAAGTGGTTTCTGGGCAATTCCGGACAATGGCAGTTTAATCGCCGCTCTTAATGATGATGCTGCTGGATCCGGTGTTGATGGAAATAACATGCTGTTCACCGAAGCTTTGGATTTTGGTAACTCTAATAATGTCCAATTGGTCTTTGACAGTTTCTACAATGGAGCGTACAGTTCTATTGCTACTGTAGAGTATCGAGTGGGAGCCAACGGTGCCTGGCAGGTACTTGAACTGGTTGGAGCTGCAGATGTCTGGGTTGAGGTATCTATTGACCTGAGTCTGCTGGCCGGTCTTGATGAAGTCTACATTGGTTTCCATCATGATGATGCAGGAACCTGGGCCTCTGGTTGGGCCATCGATAATATCATGTTTGAAGGCCTGAGCGGCTTGCTGGTTGGCGACCTTAATGGTGATGGTACTCTGGATATTCTGGATATCACTCGCATGATCGAGATCGTTACCATGACCGGTGCCGAAGTAACTCCTGATGAGTTGGCAGTTCTGGATATCAATGGTGATGGCGCTTACAATGTGCTTGATGTTGTGATCCTG is part of the Candidatus Neomarinimicrobiota bacterium genome and encodes:
- a CDS encoding choice-of-anchor J domain-containing protein yields the protein MKRLFSTSLLLAFVMLMTTGAFADLKTNPNADCDVCLKTSIDGNLDVNWSVAPVDALSLRDEILAYHDGTFEGQIGCGGGCAFGVRFTADAPQILTGLTIYTQGDAAAVSAIVSIYLDPAGAAAGPPSLPAGPGDGTAAWESDMVDLSSPDGTTQQFDLVVGDLVIDGGDYYVVVWENDSGFMGIGNDLQFNYIDRNWVNTETGWETINDAVGGDAALVGNFGITATYIYQNIEGSYMTVGPTNVDFGVLQLDDSPFTQDVTISNLGNTDFDVTSIVVDGLDFSTALATPVTVTAGTSVVMDVTFAPTGEGAAAGTYTITSDADNTTEVVVTASAMVYDGFPEYMIWNPSASISGQAFLDGLEGLGYTAVLTTDLFMFGDPVDAEYSAIFVTLGMYGDNNYVLVEGSAEVTALVDYAMAGNPIYMEGGDTWAYNEQTSLHGFFGIDGTADGSGDLEATVGANLLAGMDYDYVGVNSFVDHLAPASLDAMVFHTNPADDEACGIGNLSPGANTIGNSFEFGGLVDGASTVNDLLIEYVNFLAMPYTDLWAPSISGVTQFNYTLDETGPYTIEALIIDNVGVDFAILFYNINGGAFTSVSMSDDGAGIFSADIPGQVIGSTIGYYLMAMDEEGNEGFSPEAAPSALYVFDVVSHLPPTFVEAISGLDGQVDLTWLAPGTEAPPLLDCADFAIDALPFTATGTNLGMGDDFPVQPSQGEDVAYQLNVSTSSTYTISLCNGTDYDSKLEVFMEDCVTSTGYYNDDACGLQSELTGVFLETGTYLIVIDGWSGSTGNYVLDVFEEAGRAVPEMVSYDLRFEVEKLRANNILITPGLLNTTPTHYYSTREFRELLNYGIYRNTSSPVLIEAGNQLEVVGLDPMAYTDSPVSNGISYFYRISAIYDDGESAAGEVEAIPVNHLPGIPTGLQGVVDDMTVTLDWDDNTDYDFDYYNVYRDDSLIDTSPVSNYVDVLTVGGIYEYAVTAVDAEDAESEMSDDVTMLVGNLPPMRLSAESGLDGTVELEWAEPGDLLPGLLDCADELIEELPFYATGTNTGMGDDFDVSGSDNEDYAYQLWMPEDGTVDITVCDAVTDYDTKLEIFNEDCFTTTGYYNDDAACEFSGVQSTIEGAFLPEGLYLIVVDGFSSSNGNFGITVTESGARSEYVAADPAAELAKLAANGIELEAWEMSSAPQRTVSLREQLGYLVYRDAEAVSETLDVAILGYNDQYIPNGVEYCYIVEAIYDDGNSASNQACATPVNWLPAAPQNLTFTIDDHDITLAWDANTDYDLESYNIYRDDELILNTDAITFSENLPISNIYYYYVTAVDADGGESAGSNTAILPVGNLPPAMANAESGLDGAVNLTWMAPGTVGGDGLYEDFESGIFPPAEWSMLQSNANATWMLYDDILGDPAFEGVFSSGVWWDMGHQDEWLISPEFMAGATDVLTFWSYAQQASEHGDHYNVNISTDGGMSWDVLLDMSALPPFDNPENPGWNDWQVPYVVDLSGYAGQNVQLAWQAVDGDGQGLWYIWLLDAITVGPEGGAATFVANTGSWGTYPENASRENADQLYSVGDYPEFEPVLINSPAREMRSELQGYTIYRSETSPVVADATTFLVDADTLTFDYFDFVPLINGTSYYYLISANYPDETSYSPELVGTPMNHAPAAPVGLTGTGDEDSNVLLDWDDNTEYDFATYNVYRDDVFVINVAISEFSELLAAPGVYEYMITAIDNEDAESDPSEPLMVPTGPLPPERLHAESGLDGQVYLTWAAPGDIASIVTIEIFSDNYPGETSWDLFNEDGELIADDGGMISSPATLFSWELELSPSVYTWTIYDAFGDGICCAYGEGYYNLIVNGMTIATGGDFGTDESWTFDSGGIVLARTMSHFVGTPIGDKGGVPLNYAQLAQITEELEVPIYENNNTADRSFDGFQVYRDDVAVSDVLTTDTYSYMDGWNVDEDLDNGTQYCYTVAAVYTAATTYSNEDCATPLNHAPSVPQNVTATVDDATNELSVDWDDAPDYDLSGYNVYINDEFHTFVDTSQMVEIMVDGTYHIRIKTVDEGNLESDPSARLLVIVGEAPPENLTADGNFDDHIELNWREPGGGGSAAEFRYDDDVITAQLGFGANENAILGASHPVNAVLNSVSWYLTSNEVHTEAKIFIFGLDGAGVPDVNQPLHESAMLPNVDDSWNDYELPEPVVAENGFFIGVSTPGVFTAIGTDDGVGAPWEFVPGTQWGTADYTVGNDWLDVGPAGFPLNFSIRGYGEMFETVAVDYQVSEHRQSKEDYLELTIIPCEPRNIARIEETSSTRDITGYNVYRDGDLVGTTDGTTFDDPVVEDEPYMYEITATYSNGEDSGPSNLVEARANMAPGPVTSFNTQMSGFWSVSFEWEDPSQNMDGSDCYDLEGIMIKRNNVEIAIVDADEWYFADNGIPAGENIYEFIPFDEVPNYGAAVIAVAWGGPPPTAFDFESGVLPPAWNQSNPTVPWMVGTAADLSSGFWAIPDNGSLIAALNDDAAGSGVDGNNMLFTEALDFGNSNNVQLVFDSFYNGAYSSIATVEYRVGANGAWQVLELVGAADVWVEVSIDLSLLAGLDEVYIGFHHDDAGTWASGWAIDNIMFEGLSGLLVGDLNGDGTLDILDITRMIEIVTMTGAEVTPDELAVLDINGDGAYNVLDVVILIEAVLAQPTLAKDTHPIKDVTVVVEPMTLANNREWQNIPVTVTYEGLIAGFQADLVFDPAVVELGVPVLAEGNDNVAVYTSLSENTMRVLAIDLTGGQIDLSSGLLMNVPVQVIDENATGATDFAVEGLVLSGPGGVEIECECLVSIIDIGLPAPTEFSLMQNYPNPFNPTTNIRYDIAEAGVARLVIYNMLGQQVRTLVSGRQDVGRYEVLWNGLNDAGQPVATGIYIYHLQAGDYSKTHKMAFIK